The following proteins come from a genomic window of Achromobacter sp. AONIH1:
- a CDS encoding ABC transporter permease has product MEWMDLLSSSAFWVAVLRLATPLILGTLGVLLCERAGVLNLGIEGIMAAGAFTGWLVVYLGAPLYVGVLAAALAGAVFGLLHAVLTVPLGLSQHVSGLGVTLLATSLSYFAYRVTFPSVNTPPTITPFAEMKFLAGIPVIGPVLAGQTPMTLLALAAVPLLAWVLNRTPVGLAVRMVGENPAATEGQGLSVTRLRIGAIVAGSALMGVAGSFLTLAAFNAFFFNMVNGRGWICVALVVFASWRPGKALLGALIFAFFDALQLRLQQGGAALPGLPELPYQVYLMLPYLLSILALVVMARRAAYPQALMKPYRKGER; this is encoded by the coding sequence ATGGAATGGATGGATCTGCTGAGTTCTTCGGCGTTCTGGGTCGCGGTGCTGCGCCTGGCCACGCCGCTCATCCTGGGCACGCTGGGCGTGCTGCTGTGCGAGCGTGCCGGCGTGCTGAACCTGGGCATCGAGGGCATCATGGCCGCCGGCGCCTTCACCGGCTGGCTGGTGGTCTACCTGGGCGCGCCGCTGTATGTCGGCGTGCTGGCGGCGGCGCTGGCCGGCGCCGTGTTCGGCCTGCTGCATGCCGTGCTGACCGTGCCGCTGGGCCTGTCGCAGCACGTGTCGGGGCTGGGCGTGACGCTGCTGGCCACCAGCCTGAGCTACTTCGCCTACCGCGTCACCTTCCCCAGCGTGAACACGCCGCCCACGATCACGCCCTTCGCCGAGATGAAGTTCCTGGCCGGCATACCCGTGATCGGCCCGGTGCTGGCCGGCCAGACGCCCATGACGCTGCTGGCGCTGGCGGCGGTGCCGCTGCTGGCCTGGGTGCTGAACCGCACGCCAGTGGGCCTGGCCGTGCGCATGGTGGGCGAGAATCCCGCCGCCACCGAGGGCCAGGGCCTGTCGGTCACCCGCCTGCGCATCGGCGCCATCGTCGCCGGCTCGGCGCTGATGGGCGTGGCCGGCAGCTTCCTGACGCTGGCCGCCTTCAACGCCTTCTTCTTCAACATGGTCAACGGTCGTGGCTGGATCTGCGTGGCGCTGGTGGTGTTCGCGTCGTGGCGTCCCGGCAAGGCGCTGCTGGGCGCGCTGATCTTCGCCTTCTTCGACGCGCTGCAGCTGCGCCTGCAGCAGGGCGGGGCGGCGCTGCCGGGCCTGCCCGAGCTGCCGTATCAGGTATACCTGATGCTGCCGTACCTGCTTTCCATCCTGGCCCTGGTGGTGATGGCGCGCCGCGCCGCCTACCCGCAAGCCTTGATGAAACCCTACCGCAAGGGCGAACGCTAA
- a CDS encoding GyrI-like domain-containing protein gives MKPETLNHYGQRLEPVLRWLASHPDADPDLYRLADLACLSPYHFHRVYRALMGETVNATVQRIRMHRAAVALGRSEASLREVAQRAGYESDAAFNRAFGATFGISPGRYRAARSRPFDPQELGMYPIKIETFPGATLAVLSHRGSYQEIGPLFSRVFMLAASRGLARPESVGYGVYLDDPEQVPASELRAKAGMSVAPDADLGDELERFEIPQGRCAILTYTGPYNEMDKPYNWMFSEWLPGSGEVPADFPMFEMYMNDPRTTPPAQLQTCICMPLK, from the coding sequence ATGAAGCCCGAAACCCTGAACCACTATGGCCAGCGCCTGGAACCCGTCCTGCGCTGGCTGGCGAGCCACCCGGACGCCGACCCGGACCTGTACCGGCTGGCGGACCTGGCCTGCCTGTCGCCGTACCACTTCCATCGCGTCTACCGCGCCTTGATGGGAGAAACGGTGAACGCCACCGTGCAGCGCATCCGCATGCACCGCGCGGCGGTGGCGCTGGGACGGTCCGAGGCTTCCTTGCGCGAGGTGGCGCAGCGCGCCGGCTATGAGTCGGACGCGGCGTTCAACCGGGCATTCGGCGCGACCTTCGGCATTTCGCCGGGGCGCTACCGGGCCGCCCGCTCCCGTCCCTTCGACCCACAGGAGCTAGGCATGTACCCCATCAAGATCGAAACCTTTCCCGGCGCCACGCTGGCGGTCCTGTCGCATCGCGGCAGCTACCAGGAGATCGGCCCGCTGTTCTCGCGCGTCTTCATGCTGGCCGCCAGCCGCGGCCTGGCGCGGCCCGAATCGGTCGGCTACGGCGTGTACCTGGATGATCCCGAGCAGGTGCCGGCCAGCGAGCTGCGCGCCAAGGCCGGCATGTCGGTCGCGCCCGACGCCGACCTGGGCGACGAGCTGGAACGCTTCGAGATCCCGCAAGGCCGCTGCGCCATCCTGACCTATACCGGTCCGTACAACGAGATGGACAAGCCCTACAACTGGATGTTCTCGGAATGGCTGCCCGGCAGTGGCGAGGTGCCGGCGGACTTCCCCATGTTCGAGATGTACATGAACGACCCGCGCACCACGCCGCCGGCGCAATTGCAGACCTGCATCTGCATGCCGTTGAAGTAA
- a CDS encoding low specificity L-threonine aldolase — protein sequence MTEQTFAPRPANAVDLRSDTVTLPTEAMYERMRGAPIGDDALDGDPTVRELEAYVAAQLGKQAGLFVPSCTMANLLAVLAQTQRNEQVILESTAHMYTSERGAATFTGVFYHCVPGADGAMDLNRLEEALLTEGMRLKTSLVAMETTHNNAGGTVLPLDHMRSVYGMANSRGISVHLDGARMYNAAVALGVTPLDIAQHADTVSLCLSKGLSAPVGAVLAGPRPLLAKARTLRRMLGGAQRQAGIMGAAGLEAVQTMGGRLAEDHATAARLSEGLNRLHPRLSATVPQTNIVQVETADSGMGNAQWVQALAAEGVLTRPWGVTRLRCVTHRHIGAADIDRAVQAFGRVLQAS from the coding sequence ATGACCGAGCAAACCTTCGCCCCACGCCCCGCCAACGCCGTCGACCTGCGCAGCGATACCGTCACCCTGCCCACCGAGGCCATGTACGAGCGCATGCGCGGCGCGCCGATCGGCGATGACGCGCTGGATGGCGATCCCACCGTGCGCGAGCTGGAAGCCTACGTCGCGGCGCAGCTGGGCAAGCAGGCCGGGCTGTTCGTGCCCAGCTGCACCATGGCCAACCTGCTGGCCGTGCTGGCGCAGACGCAGCGCAATGAGCAGGTCATCCTGGAGTCCACCGCGCACATGTACACCTCCGAGCGCGGCGCGGCCACCTTCACCGGCGTGTTCTATCACTGTGTGCCGGGCGCGGACGGCGCCATGGACTTGAACCGGCTCGAAGAGGCGCTGCTGACCGAAGGGATGCGCCTGAAGACCTCGCTGGTGGCGATGGAGACCACGCACAACAACGCCGGCGGCACCGTGCTGCCGCTGGACCACATGCGGTCGGTGTACGGCATGGCCAACAGCCGCGGCATCTCGGTGCACCTGGACGGGGCGCGCATGTACAACGCCGCCGTGGCGCTGGGCGTCACGCCGCTGGACATCGCGCAGCACGCCGACACTGTGTCGCTGTGCCTGTCCAAGGGCCTGAGCGCGCCGGTCGGCGCGGTGCTGGCCGGGCCGCGCCCGCTACTCGCCAAGGCCCGCACGCTGCGCCGCATGCTGGGCGGCGCGCAGCGCCAGGCCGGCATCATGGGCGCGGCCGGACTGGAGGCCGTGCAGACCATGGGCGGCCGGCTGGCCGAGGATCACGCCACCGCCGCGCGGCTGAGCGAGGGACTGAACCGCCTGCACCCGCGCCTGTCGGCCACCGTGCCGCAGACCAATATCGTGCAGGTCGAGACCGCCGACTCCGGCATGGGCAACGCGCAGTGGGTCCAGGCCCTGGCGGCCGAGGGCGTGCTGACCCGCCCCTGGGGCGTGACGCGGCTGCGCTGCGTGACCCATCGCCACATCGGCGCGGCCGACATCGACCGCGCCGTGCAAGCCTTCGGCCGGGTGCTGCAGGCCAGCTGA
- a CDS encoding phytanoyl-CoA dioxygenase family protein has protein sequence MEETSLLSEAETARYREQGYLALDGICPQDEVGYIRATLMDMFENRTGYNEGAQYDFISRDDPSRPARFPSLHDPRHYAPDLLKTTYHARTLAMARQLLGPDAALYGEHALLKPGGGGPETPWHQDEAFRSPDFVYKELSIWLALQPATLENGCMQFIPGSNKWDVLEHRSPGGDKHLHPLECCGDFARDLAVAEPLAPGGCTVHDARTLHHTGANTSDAPRLAYILIYNTPPVYKPGRREFPWLEGRWTDSQTRKKEWHRRGGLAVDLVRRLPAIRLTSPRWLAWATIRAVNKVWPR, from the coding sequence ATGGAAGAGACCAGTCTGTTGTCGGAAGCAGAGACAGCGCGTTACCGAGAGCAGGGCTACCTGGCCCTGGACGGCATCTGCCCGCAGGACGAAGTGGGCTACATACGCGCCACGCTGATGGACATGTTCGAGAACAGGACGGGCTACAACGAGGGCGCGCAGTACGACTTCATCAGCCGGGACGATCCTTCCAGGCCGGCGCGGTTTCCCAGCCTGCACGATCCGCGCCATTATGCCCCCGACCTGCTGAAGACGACGTACCACGCCCGCACCCTGGCGATGGCGCGCCAGCTGCTGGGGCCGGACGCGGCGCTGTATGGCGAGCACGCGCTGCTCAAGCCGGGCGGGGGCGGGCCCGAGACGCCCTGGCACCAGGACGAGGCCTTCCGCTCGCCCGACTTCGTCTACAAGGAGCTGAGCATCTGGCTGGCGCTGCAGCCGGCCACGCTGGAGAACGGCTGCATGCAGTTCATCCCCGGGTCCAACAAATGGGACGTGCTGGAGCATCGCTCGCCCGGCGGCGACAAGCATCTGCACCCGCTGGAATGCTGCGGCGACTTCGCCCGCGATCTGGCCGTGGCCGAGCCGCTGGCGCCGGGCGGCTGCACGGTGCACGACGCGCGCACACTGCATCACACCGGCGCCAACACCTCCGACGCGCCCAGGCTGGCCTACATCCTGATCTACAACACGCCGCCCGTGTACAAGCCGGGACGCCGCGAGTTCCCGTGGCTGGAAGGCCGCTGGACCGACAGCCAGACGCGCAAGAAGGAATGGCATCGCCGCGGCGGCCTGGCGGTGGACCTGGTGCGGCGCCTGCCGGCCATCCGCCTGACCAGTCCGCGCTGGCTGGCCTGGGCCACCATCCGCGCGGTCAACAAGGTCTGGCCGCGCTGA
- a CDS encoding amidohydrolase family protein: MLDLIIKRCTLPDGRQDIDIGIAQGRIAALEPALKAEAARTIDAAGQLVSSPFVDAHFHMDSTLSFGLPRVNQSGTLLEGIALWGELKPLLTQEALVERALAYCDWAVARGLLAIRSHVDVCDPRLLAVEALLHVRERVKPYLDLQLVAFPQDGVLRAPGAMDNLKRALDMGVDVVGGIPHFERTMQDGAESVRLLCELAAERGLRVDMHCDESDDPLSRHIETLAYHAQRLGLQGRVTGSHLTSMHSMDNYYVSKLIPLMREAGVSAIANPLINITLQGRHDSYPKRRGMTRVPELLAAGVPVAFGHDCVMDPWYSLGSGDMLEVAHMGLHVAQMTGQDAMRACFEAVTTTPARILGLDDTGLAVGKRADLVLLQARDAVEALRLRATRLMVLRGGEVIAETPPATATLHLPGRPAQVSFQTPAR, encoded by the coding sequence ATGCTCGACCTGATCATCAAACGCTGCACGCTGCCCGACGGCCGCCAGGACATCGACATCGGCATCGCCCAGGGCCGCATCGCGGCGCTGGAGCCGGCGCTCAAGGCCGAGGCCGCGCGCACCATCGACGCGGCCGGCCAGCTGGTGTCGTCGCCCTTCGTGGACGCGCACTTCCACATGGACTCGACGCTGTCCTTCGGGCTGCCGCGCGTGAACCAGTCGGGCACGCTGCTCGAAGGCATCGCGCTGTGGGGCGAACTCAAGCCGCTGCTGACGCAGGAAGCGCTGGTCGAGCGCGCGCTGGCCTATTGCGACTGGGCCGTGGCGCGCGGCCTGCTGGCGATCCGTTCGCATGTGGACGTGTGCGATCCGCGCCTGCTGGCGGTAGAGGCGCTGCTGCACGTGCGCGAGCGGGTCAAGCCCTACCTGGACCTGCAGCTGGTCGCCTTCCCGCAGGACGGCGTGCTGCGCGCCCCCGGCGCGATGGACAACCTCAAGCGCGCGCTGGACATGGGCGTGGACGTGGTCGGCGGCATTCCGCATTTCGAGCGCACCATGCAGGACGGCGCGGAATCGGTGCGTCTGCTGTGCGAGCTGGCCGCCGAGCGCGGCCTGCGCGTGGACATGCACTGCGATGAAAGCGACGATCCGCTGTCGCGCCACATCGAGACCCTGGCCTACCATGCGCAGCGCCTGGGCCTGCAGGGCCGCGTCACGGGCTCGCACCTGACGTCCATGCACTCGATGGACAACTACTACGTGTCCAAGCTGATCCCGCTGATGCGCGAAGCCGGCGTGTCGGCCATCGCCAACCCGCTCATCAACATCACGCTGCAGGGCCGCCACGACAGCTATCCCAAGCGCCGCGGCATGACGCGCGTGCCCGAGCTGCTGGCCGCCGGCGTGCCGGTGGCCTTCGGCCACGACTGCGTGATGGATCCCTGGTACAGCCTGGGCTCGGGCGACATGCTGGAGGTCGCGCACATGGGCCTGCACGTGGCGCAGATGACGGGCCAGGACGCCATGCGCGCCTGTTTCGAGGCCGTGACCACGACCCCGGCCCGCATCCTGGGCCTGGACGACACCGGCCTGGCGGTGGGCAAGCGCGCCGACCTGGTGCTGCTGCAGGCGCGCGACGCGGTCGAGGCGCTGCGCCTGCGCGCCACGCGCCTGATGGTGCTGCGCGGCGGGGAAGTCATCGCCGAAACCCCGCCGGCCACCGCCACGCTGCACCTGCCGGGCCGTCCCGCGCAGGTCAGCTTCCAGACGCCGGCCCGCTGA
- a CDS encoding acylphosphatase, with product MQDPHHPDTHLETVHVTVSGKVQGVGYRHATVRRAHLLGARGWVQNMEDGTVEALVQGTPDQVDHMLEWLRRGPPGAWVAEIVTRREYTDKRYIRFEQL from the coding sequence ATGCAAGACCCCCATCACCCGGACACCCATCTGGAAACCGTCCACGTCACCGTCAGCGGCAAGGTGCAGGGCGTCGGCTACCGCCATGCCACGGTCCGGCGCGCCCATCTGCTGGGCGCGCGCGGCTGGGTGCAGAACATGGAGGACGGCACGGTCGAGGCCCTGGTGCAGGGCACGCCCGACCAGGTCGACCACATGCTGGAATGGCTGCGGCGCGGCCCGCCGGGCGCCTGGGTGGCCGAGATCGTCACGCGCCGGGAGTACACCGACAAGCGCTACATCCGCTTCGAGCAGCTGTAG
- a CDS encoding alpha-hydroxy acid oxidase, whose product MTAKLSTITCIEDLRVVAKRRVPRMFYDYADSGAWTEGTYRANESDFQKIKLRQRVAVNMEGRSLRTTLAGHDVAMPLAIAPTGLTGMQHADGEILAAKAAAEFGVPFTLSTMSICSLEDVAAATGKPFWFQLYVMRDREFVGNLIDRAKAAGCSALVLTLDLQILGQRHKDIKNGLSTPPKPTLRNLINLATKPRWCMGMLGTKRRTFGNIVGHAKGVSDLSSLSSWTAEQFDPRLSWDDVEWIKQRWGGKLILKGILDVEDAQLAANSGADALIVSNHGGRQLDGAMSSIAAVPSIADAVGSKIEVWMDGGVRSGQDILKAVALGARGAMIGRAFLYGLGAYGQDGVRRVLEILYKEMDTTMALCGRRSIVPGDRSILLPGTYPV is encoded by the coding sequence ATGACCGCTAAGCTCTCAACGATCACCTGCATCGAAGATTTGCGCGTAGTCGCGAAACGCCGCGTGCCGCGCATGTTCTACGACTACGCCGATTCGGGCGCCTGGACCGAGGGCACCTACCGCGCCAACGAGAGCGATTTCCAGAAGATCAAGCTGCGCCAGCGCGTGGCGGTGAACATGGAAGGACGCTCGCTGCGCACCACGCTGGCCGGCCATGACGTGGCCATGCCGCTGGCCATCGCGCCGACCGGCCTGACCGGCATGCAGCACGCCGACGGCGAGATCCTGGCGGCCAAGGCCGCCGCCGAATTCGGCGTGCCCTTCACGCTGTCCACCATGAGCATCTGCTCGCTGGAAGACGTGGCCGCCGCCACCGGCAAGCCGTTCTGGTTCCAGCTGTACGTGATGCGCGACCGCGAATTCGTCGGCAACCTGATCGACCGCGCCAAGGCCGCCGGCTGCTCGGCGCTGGTGCTGACGCTGGACCTGCAGATCCTGGGTCAGCGCCACAAGGACATCAAGAACGGCCTGTCCACCCCGCCCAAGCCCACGCTGCGCAACCTGATCAACCTGGCGACCAAGCCGCGCTGGTGCATGGGCATGCTGGGCACCAAGCGCCGCACCTTCGGCAACATCGTCGGCCACGCCAAGGGCGTGAGCGACCTGTCCTCGCTGTCCTCCTGGACCGCCGAGCAGTTCGACCCGCGCCTGAGCTGGGACGACGTCGAGTGGATCAAGCAGCGCTGGGGCGGCAAGCTCATCCTCAAGGGCATCCTGGACGTCGAGGACGCCCAGCTGGCCGCCAACAGCGGCGCCGACGCGCTCATCGTCAGCAACCACGGCGGCCGCCAGCTCGACGGCGCCATGTCCTCGATCGCGGCGGTGCCGTCCATCGCCGACGCGGTGGGCTCGAAGATCGAAGTCTGGATGGACGGCGGCGTGCGCTCCGGCCAGGACATCCTCAAGGCCGTGGCGCTGGGCGCGCGCGGCGCCATGATCGGCCGCGCCTTCCTCTACGGCCTGGGCGCCTACGGCCAGGACGGCGTGCGCCGCGTGCTGGAGATCCTTTACAAGGAAATGGACACCACCATGGCCCTGTGCGGCCGCCGCTCGATCGTGCCGGGCGACCGCAGCATCCTGCTGCCGGGCACCTATCCGGTCTGA
- a CDS encoding ABC transporter permease, protein MKLLLERRPEPSRLALALAPVAAILFTLAVCALLVAWAGAPVGRTYALLFEGAFGSRFALSETLTRSTPLMLTGLACAVAFRARFYNIGAEGQLYLGALAAVAVGGLHDGAGFDLPVPMLFAGMMLAAALAGALLLLIPALLKTRLGVDEVVTTLLGNFIVLLFVSMMLDGPMKDPMAMGWPQSVALNGDLELGKLIERTRAHTGLLWAAGLALGLWLLNRYTVFGFQMRAVGANAHASRFLGLPVSRVMLGTAMLSGALAGLAGAIEVAGRTGYVTLDMSPGYGYTGVVVAMLAGLHPLGVILASVFVAGMLVGADSMSRAIAVPNYIADVIVATSLLAMLVATLFAQYRLRRNRG, encoded by the coding sequence ATGAAACTACTCCTGGAACGCCGCCCCGAGCCCAGCCGCCTCGCGCTGGCGCTGGCTCCCGTCGCGGCCATCCTCTTCACCCTGGCGGTCTGCGCACTGCTGGTGGCCTGGGCCGGCGCGCCCGTCGGGCGCACCTACGCGCTGCTGTTCGAGGGCGCCTTCGGCTCGCGCTTCGCGCTGTCCGAGACCCTGACCCGCTCCACGCCGCTGATGCTGACCGGCCTGGCCTGCGCGGTGGCCTTCCGCGCGCGCTTCTACAACATCGGCGCCGAGGGCCAGCTGTACCTGGGCGCGCTGGCGGCCGTGGCCGTGGGCGGCCTGCACGATGGCGCCGGCTTCGACCTGCCCGTGCCCATGCTGTTCGCCGGCATGATGCTGGCCGCCGCGCTGGCCGGCGCGCTGCTGCTGCTGATTCCGGCGCTGCTCAAGACGCGGCTGGGCGTGGACGAGGTGGTGACCACGCTGCTGGGCAACTTCATCGTGCTGCTGTTCGTCTCCATGATGCTGGACGGTCCCATGAAGGATCCCATGGCCATGGGCTGGCCGCAGTCGGTGGCGCTGAACGGCGACCTGGAGCTGGGCAAGCTGATCGAGCGCACCCGCGCCCACACCGGCCTGTTGTGGGCGGCCGGCCTGGCGCTGGGCCTGTGGCTGCTGAACCGCTACACGGTGTTCGGCTTCCAGATGCGCGCGGTCGGCGCCAACGCGCACGCCTCGCGCTTCCTGGGACTGCCGGTCAGCCGCGTGATGCTGGGCACCGCCATGCTGTCGGGCGCGCTGGCCGGGCTGGCCGGCGCCATCGAGGTGGCGGGCCGCACCGGCTACGTCACGCTGGACATGTCGCCGGGCTATGGCTACACGGGCGTGGTGGTCGCCATGCTGGCCGGCCTGCATCCGCTGGGCGTGATCCTGGCCAGCGTGTTCGTGGCCGGCATGCTGGTCGGCGCCGACAGCATGAGCCGCGCCATCGCCGTGCCCAACTACATCGCCGACGTCATCGTCGCCACCTCGCTGCTGGCCATGCTGGTGGCGACGCTGTTCGCGCAATACCGCCTGCGCCGCAACCGGGGCTGA
- a CDS encoding extracellular solute-binding protein: MMSKKQGGPVRLGKALRLLAGAAMAVLLPAVAPAQQKTLYVGMNGGGMAEAYAKHVFPDFERAQGVRIEVVPGTSAEVLARAQAQKGKPGMHLMFLDDGVMVRAVAAGLCQPLRDDPVLRELYPTAVRRDRKAVGLNVGMTGLGYNTRLFARQGWAPPTSWMDLADPRYKGKVVMQSAAASTFGLHAFLMFNRIQGGTDADTNPGFRAWPGSVGANVREYLPDSARLGELIEADEAALFPLSPTAVMRLKRMGVPVEYAAPKEGSAVLMVAECVVARNSEPELSQQLALYLLSVQAQVKALETGSLFPSNKNVSPPPDHVVSFKRFQGYMTNAKIVNWERINADRPAFNARWNKMIVR, encoded by the coding sequence ATGATGAGCAAGAAGCAAGGCGGCCCCGTCCGCCTGGGCAAGGCGTTGCGGCTGCTGGCCGGCGCGGCCATGGCCGTCCTGCTCCCGGCAGTCGCCCCGGCCCAGCAGAAGACGCTGTACGTGGGCATGAATGGCGGCGGCATGGCCGAAGCCTATGCGAAGCACGTGTTTCCGGATTTCGAGCGCGCCCAGGGCGTGCGGATCGAAGTGGTGCCGGGCACGTCGGCCGAGGTGCTGGCCCGCGCCCAGGCGCAGAAGGGCAAGCCCGGCATGCACCTGATGTTCCTGGACGACGGCGTCATGGTGCGGGCCGTCGCCGCCGGCCTGTGCCAGCCGCTCAGGGACGATCCTGTGCTGCGCGAGCTGTACCCCACCGCCGTCCGGCGCGACCGCAAGGCGGTGGGCCTGAACGTCGGCATGACCGGGCTGGGCTACAACACCCGCCTGTTCGCCCGGCAGGGCTGGGCGCCGCCCACGTCCTGGATGGACCTGGCCGACCCCCGGTACAAGGGCAAGGTGGTGATGCAGTCCGCCGCCGCCAGCACCTTCGGCCTGCACGCTTTCCTCATGTTCAACCGCATCCAGGGCGGCACCGATGCAGACACCAATCCCGGCTTTCGCGCCTGGCCCGGCTCGGTCGGCGCCAATGTGCGGGAATACCTGCCTGACTCGGCCCGGCTGGGCGAGCTGATCGAGGCCGACGAGGCCGCGCTGTTTCCGCTGTCCCCCACCGCCGTCATGCGCCTGAAACGCATGGGCGTGCCGGTGGAGTATGCCGCGCCCAAGGAGGGCTCCGCGGTGCTGATGGTGGCCGAGTGCGTGGTGGCCCGCAATAGCGAGCCTGAACTGTCGCAGCAACTGGCGCTGTACCTGCTGTCGGTGCAGGCGCAGGTCAAGGCGCTGGAGACGGGCAGCTTGTTTCCGTCGAACAAGAATGTCTCGCCGCCGCCCGACCACGTCGTGTCGTTCAAGCGCTTTCAGGGCTATATGACCAACGCCAAGATCGTGAACTGGGAGCGCATCAACGCCGATCGTCCCGCGTTCAACGCGCGCTGGAACAAGATGATCGTCCGCTAG
- a CDS encoding EamA family transporter, with the protein MSPPSLTRKDYLCALAVVVIWGLNFVVMKTGLKGLSPMMLGALRFALAAFPLILFVRPPRLPWRWIAAYGLAQGLGQFGLLFVALQAGMPAGMASLVIQTQAFFTLLLAAPLLRERARRHHWIGLGVAALGLAVIALGRGDGPGQMTMIGFVLTLGAAFMWAVSNIIVRLASNRAPGYDPFAFIAWSSLAPVLPFLLLAVLIDGWEPVLGMLAGMGWGEALSVLYLAVLATLVAYTLWTRLLTRHPAAKIAPFSLLVPVVGLSAAAAAYGEALMPLQWLGAAGVLAGLIVNQLGGRWIRGR; encoded by the coding sequence ATGTCTCCCCCCTCCCTCACCCGCAAGGATTACCTCTGCGCGCTCGCCGTGGTGGTGATCTGGGGCCTGAATTTCGTCGTCATGAAAACGGGCCTCAAGGGCCTGTCGCCGATGATGCTCGGCGCGCTGCGCTTCGCGCTGGCGGCCTTTCCCCTGATCCTGTTCGTGCGTCCGCCCAGGCTGCCCTGGCGCTGGATCGCGGCTTATGGCCTGGCGCAGGGCCTGGGCCAGTTCGGGCTGCTGTTCGTGGCGCTGCAGGCCGGCATGCCCGCCGGCATGGCCTCGCTGGTGATCCAGACGCAGGCCTTCTTCACGCTGCTGCTGGCCGCTCCGCTGCTGCGCGAACGCGCGCGCCGGCATCACTGGATCGGGTTGGGCGTGGCCGCGCTGGGCCTGGCCGTGATCGCGCTGGGCCGTGGCGACGGACCGGGCCAGATGACCATGATCGGTTTCGTCCTGACGCTGGGCGCGGCCTTCATGTGGGCGGTGTCGAACATCATCGTGCGTCTGGCCAGCAACCGTGCGCCCGGCTACGACCCCTTCGCGTTCATCGCCTGGAGCAGCCTGGCGCCGGTGCTGCCCTTCCTGCTGCTGGCGGTGCTGATCGACGGCTGGGAGCCGGTGCTGGGCATGCTCGCCGGCATGGGCTGGGGCGAGGCGCTGTCGGTGCTGTACCTGGCGGTGCTGGCGACGCTGGTGGCCTATACGCTGTGGACGCGCCTGCTGACGCGCCATCCGGCCGCGAAGATCGCGCCGTTCTCGCTGCTGGTGCCGGTGGTGGGTCTGTCGGCGGCGGCCGCCGCCTATGGCGAGGCGCTGATGCCGCTGCAATGGCTGGGCGCCGCCGGGGTGCTGGCGGGCCTGATCGTCAACCAGCTTGGCGGGCGCTGGATCCGCGGCCGCTGA